Sequence from the Burkholderia cepacia genome:
CTGCGTCTGGTTTCTGGTTTCATTCCACATGCTGGCGCACCCCTTCGGTATCGTAGAAAACCGGGCTCGAGATCTTCGCGGTGATGCGCTTGCCGTTGGCCAGCGGAATCACGACGCTCTCGCCCATCTTGTTCAGGCCGCCCTTCACCACCGCGAGCGCGATCGAGCGCTTCAGGATCGGGCTGTAGTAGCTCGACGTCACGTGGCCGATCATCGGCGTCGGATCGACCGCCGACACCTGCGTGTCCTTCGCGACGATCTGCGCGCCTTCCGGCAGCACGAACTGCTCGTCTTCGGTCAGCAGGCCGACGAACTGCTTGCGGCCTTCCTTCGCGGTGTCCGAGCGCGCGAGCGAACGCTTGCCGAGGAAGTCCTTCGACTTCGCGACGAGCCCGCCCATCCCGAGGTCGTACGGCGTGACCGACCCGTCGGTGTCCTGGCCGACGATGATGTAGCCCTTCTCCGCACGCAGCACGTGCATCGTTTCGGTGCCGTACGGCGTGATGTCGAACTCCGCACCGGCCGCCATCAGCGCTTCCCATACCGCGCGGCCCGCGTTGGCCGGCACGTTCACTTCATAGGCGAGTTCGCCGGAGAAGCTGATCCGCATCACGCGCGCCTTCGCGCCCGCGACGGTGCCGTTCCGGTAGCTCATGAACGGGAACGCTTCGTTGCCGAAGTCGATGTCCTGGCACACCTTCTGCACGACCTTGCGGCTCTTCGGGCCGACCACCGCGAACGTCGCCCAGTGATCGGTGACCGACGACAGCCGCACCTTCATGTCGGGCCATTCGGTCTGCAGCCAGCGTTCGAGCCACGTGAGCACGCGCGCCGCGCCGCCCGTCGTGGTCGTCATCATGAAATGCTGGTCGGCGAGGCGCACCGTCACGCCGTCGTCGAACACCATCCCGTTCTCGTCGAGCATCAGCCCGTAGCGGCACTTGCCCACTTCGAGCTTGTTCCACGGGTTCGTGTACATCCAGTTCAGCAGCTTCACCGCGTCCGGCCCCTGGATGTCGATCTTGCCGAGCGTCGATGCGTCGAGGATGCCGACGCTGTTGCGCACCGCGAGGCATTCGCGCTTCACGGCCGCGTGGAGATCCTCGCCGTTCTTCGGGAAGTACCACGGCCGCTTCCAGTTGCCGACGTCCTCGAACAGCGCGCCGTGCTCCACGTGCCACTCGTGCACGCAGGTCTTGCGGATCGGGTCGAGGAAATCGCCGAGCTCGCGGCCCGCGAACGTACCGAACGACACGGGCGTGTAGTTCGGGCGGAACGTGGTCGTGCCCGTTTCCGGAATCGACTTGCCGAGCGCCCCCGCGAGGATCGCCATCCCGTTGATGTTGCCGAGCTTGCCCTGGTCGGTGCCGAAGCCCATCGCCGTATAGCGCTTCACGTGCTCGACCGATTCGAAGCCTTCGCGCGCGGCAAGCAGGATGTCGGCGGCCGACACGTCGTTCTGGAAATCGACGAACTGCTTCGGCCCGCGCGCCGCGGCCTCGCGGCTGCCGACGAGCCACAGCGGCTGCAGTGCACCTTCGACGGTTTCCGCGACCTGCGGCGCGACCGGGCGCTGCGCGGCCGTGAAGCCCGCGGCCTTCGCCGCTTCCACGCCCGCATCGACCGCGAGCCGCAGCGCGCGCGCCAGGCCGAATTCGCCGGCCGCCGCGCCGATGCTCGCTTCCGCCTGCACGGGCTTGCCCGGCAGGAAGCACGCCTTCTCGTCGCTCCAGCACGCCTTGCCGCCCGACTGCGCGAACAGGTGCAGCACGGGGCTGAAGCCGCCCGACATCGCGACGAGGTCGCACGGCAGCGTCTGCAGCTTGCCGCCCACCTGGCCGTTCGTGCTGGACGCGACGTCGACCGACGATACGCGCCACTTGCCCGATGCGGCCGTCACGACGGCGCCGCTCAACACCGTCACGCCCTGCCGCTTCGCCGCGGCCGGCAGCGCGCCGTTCGACGACGGACGCGAATCGACGACCGTCACCTTCGCGCCGCACGCCTTCAGGTCGAGCGCGGTCTGGTACGCACGATCGTTGTTCGTGAACACGACCGCGTTGCGGCCCGGCAGCACGCCGAAGCGATGCACGTAGGTGGACACCGCGCCGGCGAGCATCACGCCCGGCAGGTCGTTGTTGCCGAACACGATCGGACGCTCGTGCGCGCCGGTCGCGAGGATCACGCGCTTCGCGCGAACTTTCCACAGCAGCTCGCGCGTGCCCTTGCGCATCGACACGGGCAGGTGATCGGTCAGGCGCTGCGTGACCGTCACGAGGTTGTGGTCCTGGTAACCGAACGCGGTGCTGCGCGACAGGATCGTCACGTCGGGCAGCTTGCGCAGCTCGGCCTCGATCTTCTCGACCCACTGCAACGCGGGCTTCGCGTCGATTTCCGCCCGGCACGACAGCAGGCTGCCGCCGAGCTCGCGCTGGTCGTCGACGAGGATCACGCGCGCGCCGGCCGTGGCCGCCGCATGCGCGGCCGCGAGCCCCGACGGGCCGCCGCCGACGACGAGCACGTCGCAATGCGCATAGCACTTGTCGTAGCGATCGGCGTCGAGCGCTTCCGGCGCCTTGCCGAGGCCGGCCGCTTCGCGGATCTTCTCCTCGTACTTCGGCCACATCTTGCGCGGCCACATGAAGGTCTTGTAGTAGAAGCCGGCCGGCAGGAAGCGCGACAGCTTCTGGTTGATCGCGTACTTGTCGTTCTCGAGCGTCGGCTCGGCGTTCACGCTCGATGCGACGAGCCCCTGGTACAGCTCGATCTCGGTCGCGCGCGCGTTCGGCACCGTGTACGGGCCGGACTCGAGCTGCACGACGGCATTCGGTTCCGCGACGTCCGCCGTCACGATCCCGCGCGGGCGGTGGTACTTGAAGCTGCGCGCGACGAAGTGCACGCCGTTCGCGAGCAGCGCGGACGCGAGCGTGTCGCCCTGGAAGCCCTGATACGTGCGGCCGTTGAACGTGAACGTCAACGGAATCGCGCGATTGATGCGGCCACCGGTGCCGAGGCGGTCTTTCTGGCTCATTTGCTCGTGCCCTCTTCGTGTGCGTTGCCGGCAGCGTCGCCACCGAACTTTTCGTAGCCCTTGATATCGTAGGTCACCGTGTCGCGCGTGGCCTTGAACCAGCGGCGGCAGCCCTGTGCATGCAGCCATTGCTCCTTGTGCAGCCCGCGCTTGTTCTCGCGCATGAACACGTATTCGCCCCATTCGCGGTCGGTCATGTTCTCGTTGTTCACGGGGCGCACGATGTCGGCTTCACCGCCGCACGAGAACTCGGATTCGGCGCGCGGCCCGCACCACGGACATTCGATCAGCAACATGTTTTCTTCTCCTCGTTCAGTGCGCGACGGCGGCGGCGCCGTGCTCGTCGAT
This genomic interval carries:
- a CDS encoding sarcosine oxidase subunit alpha family protein yields the protein MSQKDRLGTGGRINRAIPLTFTFNGRTYQGFQGDTLASALLANGVHFVARSFKYHRPRGIVTADVAEPNAVVQLESGPYTVPNARATEIELYQGLVASSVNAEPTLENDKYAINQKLSRFLPAGFYYKTFMWPRKMWPKYEEKIREAAGLGKAPEALDADRYDKCYAHCDVLVVGGGPSGLAAAHAAATAGARVILVDDQRELGGSLLSCRAEIDAKPALQWVEKIEAELRKLPDVTILSRSTAFGYQDHNLVTVTQRLTDHLPVSMRKGTRELLWKVRAKRVILATGAHERPIVFGNNDLPGVMLAGAVSTYVHRFGVLPGRNAVVFTNNDRAYQTALDLKACGAKVTVVDSRPSSNGALPAAAKRQGVTVLSGAVVTAASGKWRVSSVDVASSTNGQVGGKLQTLPCDLVAMSGGFSPVLHLFAQSGGKACWSDEKACFLPGKPVQAEASIGAAAGEFGLARALRLAVDAGVEAAKAAGFTAAQRPVAPQVAETVEGALQPLWLVGSREAAARGPKQFVDFQNDVSAADILLAAREGFESVEHVKRYTAMGFGTDQGKLGNINGMAILAGALGKSIPETGTTTFRPNYTPVSFGTFAGRELGDFLDPIRKTCVHEWHVEHGALFEDVGNWKRPWYFPKNGEDLHAAVKRECLAVRNSVGILDASTLGKIDIQGPDAVKLLNWMYTNPWNKLEVGKCRYGLMLDENGMVFDDGVTVRLADQHFMMTTTTGGAARVLTWLERWLQTEWPDMKVRLSSVTDHWATFAVVGPKSRKVVQKVCQDIDFGNEAFPFMSYRNGTVAGAKARVMRISFSGELAYEVNVPANAGRAVWEALMAAGAEFDITPYGTETMHVLRAEKGYIIVGQDTDGSVTPYDLGMGGLVAKSKDFLGKRSLARSDTAKEGRKQFVGLLTEDEQFVLPEGAQIVAKDTQVSAVDPTPMIGHVTSSYYSPILKRSIALAVVKGGLNKMGESVVIPLANGKRITAKISSPVFYDTEGVRQHVE
- a CDS encoding sarcosine oxidase subunit delta; translation: MLLIECPWCGPRAESEFSCGGEADIVRPVNNENMTDREWGEYVFMRENKRGLHKEQWLHAQGCRRWFKATRDTVTYDIKGYEKFGGDAAGNAHEEGTSK